The DNA segment TTTAGTGGCTATAGTTTTCCGAGTGGACACTCAACGATAATCGTTGTATTTTTCTTGTCATTATTGTTTATAATCAATAAGAAAGAAATTTTATCGATGTTAGCTACATTTGCAATAATAGCTGTACCGATATCTAGAGTAGTACTAGGCGCACACTTTTTGAGTGATGTTATTGCTGGGTTACTGTTAGGAAGTATAGTTGTTGATTTTATGAAGGTATATTATAAAAAAATATATAACATAATAAAAAGTATTACAGGGGAAAATAAATGGATAAGTTAAAAGAAAAAGAGGGAGTTGTCGCAGTAGGCTTAGCGGTTATACATTTTGTACTTTGGTACTACTTTGCCTATATTAAATATAAAGATGTTGCTGTAAAAGATTATAAATATATACTGGGTTTGCCTGAATGGTTTTTCTACAGTTCTGTAGTAGTAAGTATATTAATAATAATTTTAGTAGTTATTTTTACAAATCTATTATTTAATAAAGAGATAAAAGAGGAGAAAAAATAATGAAATATGATGTAGATTATAAAATTATTATGTTATTTGGAGTTATCTTTTTTAGCATAATTCTATTACCTTTAGTTTTAAATAGAGCTGCTAAGAATCATCATGGTGGATTTTTTGAAAAATATTATTTAGCTGATAGAAGTGTTAGTGGAATAGTATTAGCCATAACTTTAATGTCTACATATGGCTCTGCTTCTACATTTTTAGGTGGTCCTGGTGTGGCATATAAATTAGGTTATGGATGGGTTCTTCTTGCAGTCATTCAGGTTGTTACTGGGTATTTTGTTTTGCTTGTACTCGCTAAAAAATTTAAAGCCGCAGCTCAAAAAATAAATGCAATAACTATTAGTGAATATTTAAAAAATAGATATAAATCTAAGGTGGTTGCTTACTTGTCAACATTGGCAATGATTGTCTTTTTAATTGCTGCTATGTCAGCTCAGTGGGTTGGCGGAGCAAAACTCCTTGCAGCTTTTATGGGAATTAATTATAAAACAGGAATTGTAATAATCTCAATTATAATTATTTTTTGTGTAGTTTTTGGTGG comes from the Gemella morbillorum genome and includes:
- a CDS encoding DUF997 family protein, encoding MDKLKEKEGVVAVGLAVIHFVLWYYFAYIKYKDVAVKDYKYILGLPEWFFYSSVVVSILIIILVVIFTNLLFNKEIKEEKK